The DNA region CCCGTCATGCTGGCGCGCACGCTGGGGACCGTGATGCAGAAACGCCGCCTCGTGGGCCTCGCGTTTGCGTGTGTCCCGCTCATGACGCTGATGCTCTGCTGCCACGCCGCAGGTGAGTGTGTGGGCTACATCACAGGACCGGGGGAGAGTCCCAGGTACAAGCACATCGGATAACCGGCCCAGCATTACGCCGCTCACCCGAGCGCGTCGTAGCAACTGATTGTCTGCCGCGCGGTCTCGTTCCATCGAAACCGCGCCGCGCAGGCGAGCCCCTGTGCGATCCGCATCGCGCGATGATTCTCGTCATGCAGCGAACGGTGTAACGCGGCTGCCAGGGCCTCGACATCCGTCGGATCGACGAGATCGGCGGCGCCCTCGAGGTTTTCTCCGAGCGACGAGGAGCGGGACGAGATCGTGGGGATGCCGCACGCCATCGCTTCGAGCGGCGGGAACCCGAATCCCTCCTCGAGTGATGGATAGACGAACAGCCGCGCACCGGCGATGAGCGACGGAAGATCGCTCTGCGTGACGTACCCGGTGAGGTGCACGCGTTCGGCCAGATCCGGCGCCGCCACGAGGCGGACCAACTCCTCGTAGTCCCACCCAAGCCGGCCGGCGAGGACAAGGTGTTCGGCGATGGCCCCGGTCTTCAGCAGGCGCCGGTAGCTTTCGACGAGGCGGACGAGGTTCTTGCGTGGCTCGATGGTGCCGACGAAGAGGATGTAGGAAGAGGGCAGCGGGAAATCGGGGATCCGTTGGCGCGCACCGTTCCGCGATGGGGGTTGGAACTCATCGCCGATCCCCGGGCTCACCACCCGCAGACGGTCGGCGGACGTGCCTGGCACGAGGTCGAGGATCTGCTGGCGTGTGAAAAGCGAGGGCACGGTGATGAGATCCGCGCGGCGAATGCTCGCCAGCAGCGCGCGCTTATACGGCGTGCTTCGTCGGAGCGGGATATGGCATTGCGGGTGTGTGAAGAAACTCAGGTCGTACACGGTAAGGACGTGACGCTGCCGTCCACGGTAGAGCGGCATGAGGAACGCAGGCGAATGGACGACGTCCACTCCGCGAAGTGTGGCGGCGGCTGGAAGCGCCACCTGCTGGAAGAGCAGCCGGGCCGGGCGGGACCGGAAGCACGCGGGCCTGACGCTGAAATTCGCTGGCAGGCGGCCGTCGAACAGTTGCCGGTCCTCGTAGTTGACGAAGATCGTGTAACGGCGTACCTGGTCCACCTTGCCGAGGTGTGTCACCAGGTGAATGAGGTAGTTGTCGACGCCGGTTGGGTTCGGCAGCAGCGACGTGAGATCGATCGCGACATGCACCGCACGATTATCGCCCATCCGGTTGGAGGGCGCTCCGCGCGCTGAGCGCGGCGTACGCGGTCAGATACGACTCGACAAGCACCGTCCACGAAAATTCTTCTTCGACAATCCGGCGGCTGGCTGCTCCCATTGCCTGGAGTGAGCCACGAGCCGCAGCGGCTTCCTCAATCGCGCGCGTCAGGCCGTCCACCGAATCCACATCCACCAGCCAGCCATTCACGCCGGGCCGTACCTTGTCCGGCAAGCCGCCCGCTCGAGTCGCGATGATCGCGCGCCGATGCGCCATGGCTTCGAGCGTGACCAATGAACTGCCTTCGTACCGGCTCGGATGGACGAAGACGGTGGCGGCTTCATACCACGCGTGCAAATCGGCATCAGACACGCGACCCGCGAACAGCACGTGCGGTCCGAGCCCTTCGGCCTCGACCACCGCCTGAATCGCGGCTCGATAGGGGCCTGCGCCCGCCAGCACCCAGCGCCAACCGAGGCCGGCCAGCGGCCCGCCCGGTCGCGCGGCCCGGCCCAGGGCCTGCGCCAACAGATCAAAACCCTTGTTGTGTTCCAGACGGCCGACGCTGAGCAGCACCGTGTCGTCTGCGGCAATGCCGTGGCGTTGACGCAGCAACTGGCCCTCAGCGGGTCCGGCCAACGCGCCCATGTCGACCAGATCGATGCCATTCGGGATGGTGATCAACTGGCCCGTCTTCGGGCGAAGGTGGCGTTCAGCAAACGGCACGATCGATCGATCCGTGGCGATGATGGCCGCCGCGCGCCGCGTGGTGGCGCGCACCGCCGCACGCAGCGGTGCGTAGCCCCACCGCTTCAGGCCGGGTGGCGCCGCAGACGACGCGCCGAATTCTTCCATCCCTTGCGGGTTGACCACCAGCGGCGGATCCGTTTGGCGACGGCACAGCGCGTAGCCCAGACCACTGGCGCCGAACGCGTGAACGATGTCAGCGCCTTCCGTTCGCGCAAGCTCGAGCGCGACACGACCGGCCCGCCATCCAAACAGCGGATACGCCGTGCTGCGGTCGAGAATGGTCGTACCTCGCCGATTCGCCAGGGGAAACGTTGAATACGGCACATGGCGAAGCGTGATGTGCGGCGACGCAAACGGGTCGCCCGTTCCACTGCGCCGCACGCTTGTGGGTGGCGGGGTGATGAGCGTGACCTGTACCTGCCGCGCGGCAAGGTGCCGCACCAAATCGTGGACGGACCGCTCAAGGCCCCCCTCGCCATGCAGTGGCCGCACCGCGCGCGCGATCACCACCACCCTCAATGGCGCGCTCCTGGCCCCTGTGGCCGCGCCTCGATGACCGAGGCGTACAGGGCCTCCACACGTTCGCCGACGCGCGAGGCCTCAAAGTGGGCCCGTGCGTGGGCCGCTGCGCCGGCGCTCAGGCGCGCCCGCAGCACCGGATCGCCGGCCAGCCGCGCCAGGTCGCGCGCGAAGCCCTCAGCGGTTGCCGCCAGCAGGCCTGTCTCTTCGTGCCTCACGATGTCGCTGGTGCCGCCAGTGTCCATGGCGGCGATCGGAAGTCCCAGCGCCGACGCCTCGATGAGGACACGGCTCAATGACTCTGGTCCGTAGGAGGGGAACGCGAGCATCGTTGCCGCACGCATGGCGGCCAGCACTTCGTGGCGATCGCGCCAGCCGAGCCATCGCACCTGGCGGCCCGAGCGCCGCGCCTGCGCCTCAAGCTCCGTGCGCATCGGGCCGTCGCCAATGACCACCAGCGGCCAGTCGATCCGCGCGGCATCAAGTGCCGGGAGCAGGAACTGCACGCCCTTGTTGACCGCGAGTTTCCCGGCGTACAGCACATGGGGGTCAGCCACAGGCGGCGCGACTGGAGCCAGCTCTGACATATCCACGGGATTGTGGATGATCTCAAGGCGCGTGCCCGCGAGTTCGGGTGCGCGTTCGTGCAGGTCACGCGCGATCGCGGTGCTTACGGCCACCACCGCGTCCGCCCGCGCGAGTTCACGGCGTTTGGTGGCGAGATTGCGACGCATGTAGGGAATCAGCGACCATGCGCCCTTCCCGAGCGCGCCGGCACGCGGCGGGATACACGCGCGCATGCCGCCGACGGTGCACGCCGGACACAGCGCGGCAGCTGAGGGGCTCACGATGAGGTCTGACCAGTAACAGACGGGCCAGTAGTCGCGCACGGTGGCCACCACCGGCACGCCGGTACGACGCCCCGCCCGCACCGCCGGCACCGTCGTCATCACGTGCTGCGCGTGGATGATGTCGGCGGGTTCGGCCGCCAGTCGCGTGACCAGGTACCGGCCCAGCGCCGCCCAGAGGCGTTCGTTCTTGAGGACGTTTCGCAGCACCGGCACGTTGGGAACGTGGACGCGGAATTCGGTGACAGGCACACCTTCGTACTCCGTGCGGTGGAGGCCGTTGACCGTGCCGGGTTTGGCATGCACCACCTGCACGGCATGGCCGCGATTGCGGAGCTGCCGTGCCAGTTCGAAGGTGCTCCATCCCGAGCCGCCCGCGCCAGGGGGAAAGGAATCGGTCACGAGCAGGACGCGTCGGGGTGTCATGTCCTGGTCCCCGAGCGAGCGGCGACAAGCGCGCGGAGCCGCGTGTCCAGCAGCGCGCAATGCGCCCGCCAGCTGTATTGCGCGACGGCACGAACCCGAGCGGCGCCACCCAGCCGCTCTCGCAGTTCTGTATCCGTGAGTCGGACCAGCGCGTCATCAAGCGTCCGAGGGTCAGCTGGGTCATACAACAGCCCCTCGTCGCCGTCGCTGACCAGGGCGGCGATGCGCGAAAGGCGCGGTGCCACCACCGGGAGTCCCGCAGACATGTACTCGAAGATCTTGAGCGGAGACCAGTAGAACCCCAGCGCGAGAGGTTTGTGTTTGCCTGGGTCAAACGGTGCCACGCCGATGTCGGCAGCGGCCAGGCACTGTGGCAACTGGTCGTGCGGCACAGCGCCGGTGAATGTCACGCCAGGAACGTCGCGCGTCAGCTGTTCAGCGGCCGCCCGTTCAGGGCCATCACCAATGAACACCGCGCCAAGACGATCTTCGCCCTGACGATGCAGGCGGGCGAGGGAGGCCGCCATCTGCGCGACGCCGTGCCACGATCGAAACGCGCCGGCGAAGACGCACAACACACGCGCCGGGTCGCGCGTGAACGGAAGCGGGCCCGTCACATCCGGACGGAAGGAGTCCACGTCCGCGCCCCACTCGGCCTCCAGCACCTTGGCGCGATCGAGCCACGACGGGAGGATCTGCGCGTTGGGCGTAACCAGCAACGCGGCCTGCCGGCACAACGCATCGCGCCATCGACGCATGGGCTCCACGAGCAACGCGCGATCGAGGCGTGATTTTGTCGAACCCGGGTAGTCGATCACCGGGGCGTTCACTTCGAGCACCGAGGGCACGCCCAGTTGCCGCGCGGCGGCCACGCCTTCGCCGCCGAAGTTGTAGTAGCGCTCCATCACGACATCGGCGCCAACCTGCCGGGCCAGATCGGCCACGGCCCCCGCGCGCATCCACCGCAGCTCCGGTCGCCCGAGTGGTGGCCGCATCGCATGCCAATGCACCGATCCAGCGGGCCAGGGCCCACCCTGTGCCACCGCCACATGCACCTCGTGTCCCAGCGCGGCCAGGCCTTCGGCCACCGCCCGCACGTGCACCGACCCGCCCAGCGTGCCCGGGACCTGCTGATCGAGCGCGGCGTAGAGGATGCGCATGTCAGTGCGGTGCGCGCGGCAATTTGCGCAGGCGGGCAAAAAACGGTCCTGAGGAAAAACGTCCCCAGAGCCACACGTCGAGGTACATCAAACCGGTTGCGCCACGTGTGGCCCAGTAGACGGGCCCACGCTTCCGGAGCCGCGTCTTGGCGTCTTTTCTGGCCGCCCGTACGGCCGCGCCAGCGTCGGCACCGCCGGCTCCGGCGCTTCGTGAGCGCCGCGCCATGAACTGTTCGGCCATACGCGTCAGGATGTTTTCGACAAAGGCGCCGATGATCGGCGTGTAGTAGGTGATGCGTTCCACCTCGAACCCTGCGGCGGCCGCGACGCGGCGCAGGTCGTCGTGGTCTGCGATCGGATTGAGGTGATCGGATTTGCGGAGCCGCTCGGTGCCGAGGTCGAGCAGGCCAAGACGATGGAGGAGTCCGCCGAGGCGATTGACGAGGCGCACGCCCAGCGCGAGCGGACCGTTCTTGCGCACGTGCGTGTAGACAAACATCGCCCCGCCATCCGTCAGCACGCGGTTCGCTTCCGCCAGCATGTCGTGCAGGGCCTGCGGCGAAAGATGCTCCAGCACGTCGAGCGACCAGGCTTTGTTGAAGGAGGCGTCGGCAAGCGGCAGGCGTCGCAGATCGCCCAGGAGCAGGTCGCACTGGTCGAGTGATTCGCTCGCGAAGAAGGCGCTGATGTCGATGCCGGTGAACGACGCGCCGGTGTCGCGATTCCAGATCATGGCGCGGCCGCTGCCACAGCCAAGGTCCACCACGCGATCGCCAGGCGCGAGTTCGAGAAACGCGCGTAATTGGTCATTGCGAATCTTGGACCCGAGCAACGGAGGCGCCACGGTCTCGTGCCGCGCATCCACATGCAGCGCCTCGTCGAGGTACTTCGTCTGCTCGGCAAACGCTTCGATGGGCCGGAGGTCGAGGTAGCCATGGGATCCGTCGAACACCCGCTGGCACGTGGGGCACACCGCGCCTGGCGGCTGTGGTGTCAGCGCGATGCGGCATTCCGGACAGCGCGCCACCGTGAACAGCGCGGGCGAGATCATGCGCACACCGCCGCCGCGAAGGCCTGGTCGAGCCGTTCGGCCCGGCGGTCCCATGTGTAGTCGTGTGACAACGCCCGCGCAGCCTCGCCGAGGCGACGCCGCCGGGCCGGGTCTGCGGCCAGTGCCGAGAGGGTGGCGGCCAGCGCGGCTGCGTCGCCGGACGGGACGAGCAGCGCGGTCTCGTTGTGCGTCAGCACTTCACCGAGGGCCGGCAGATCCGACGCGATGATGGCGCCGCCGCGCGCGAGGTATTCGAACAGTTTCAGTGGTGAGGTGTAGCGCTCGGAGATGGCGGTGGACGTGTTGGGCAGCATGAAGATGTCGGCGGTGGCGAGGGCGGCGGCCACCTCGTATGGCGCCAGCAATCCGGTGATGGTAAGTCGAGCGCCGAGGTTGAGCGACTGCGCCAGTGCCGTCACCCGCGCGAGGTCAGGTTCGCCTGGGTGCCCACCCACAATCAAACCATCCACGTCAGGCACGGCGGCCAGTGCGCGCACAAACACGTCAACGCCTTTCCACGGGTAAAGGTGCCCGGCGTAGGCGGCGCGGACACGCGTGTGAGCACCGGTGTGGTGTTGTGACCCGGCGGCGGCCGGCGGCACGGGGCTGGCGCCATCAGGCACCACAAAGACCCGCTCCCGCGGTCCGTATCGCTCGGCGAGATCGTCGGCCAGCGTCTGCGTGATGGTGACGTAGGCATCGGCGCGCTTCCACACCAGCGCTTCGCGACGGTCGAGACGCGCAATCTTCCGGGGAGATGGCGCCAGGTCGGGCCGTCCCAGCAGTGCGGGCATCGAGGCACTGACCACCGGCGCGATTCCATGTGACTCGTACACGAGCTTCGGCCGCCGCGAGGCGGGGATGCGTGCGAGCAATGCGGCCAGTCCCAGATCGCGCGTGAAGACCAGGTCTACGCCCCCTGACAAGGCCCGCCGCAATCCCGTCCACAGCAGACGCACTCGCCGGCCTGTGGCGCCACCAGGGGCCGATACCGCTTCGATCACGAGCGAAGAGATGGGCGCAACGCCGTAGAACTCGAATGGATCACGGGGCGGCACCGCCGTGTCTGGCCGCACCAGCAGCGTGACGTGGTGGCCCCGCGACGCCATCGCCCGGCACGTCGCCATCGTCTGGACGCCATTGGCGCGTTCGATGGGGAAGCGGGTGTCGGCAAACGAAAGAATGTTCACTGGCGTGGTTGACGATAAAACGAGTTGCGGTCGGTGAAGTACCGCCAGGCCAGCGACGGCGCGTCACGAGGCAATTCCACAAACGTCTGCCACGCATTGTCTCTCAGACTGAGGCCCATGCGATCCATCCGGTGCGTACCAAATTGCATCAACAGCCCGAGGTTCCACCACACGCAGAGCGCCGCCACTCCCCACAACAGCCGGCGCGGGCGCACCGAGGTCGCGAAGGTGCCGAGCCCCGCGAGGCCAATCACGAGCAGCGGCGTCAACTCGACAAAACGGCGGTGGCCGAACGAGCCGGCGACCGACCACGACTCCACCGCGCCGTTGATGTAGATCTGGAGCGCGGCGATCGCCAGCAGGCAGACGCCCAGCCAGCGCCCGTCTTCAATGGAGGTGCGCACCCGCCCAGCGGCGAGCGCCACAAGGCCCACGAGTGAGAGAAGCGCCAGCGGTGTCCACAGCAGCCAGCCATGCTCCAGATCGAGCAGGACGCCGAACGCATGTGGTGACGACCACGACATTTTGTTGCCGATCGACTCGTGTGGACCAAAGTGTCCATTGACCGCGCGCGACGCGAGCAGTTGCGGCGCGTAGGCCACGACAGTCGCTGCCGTGCCGGCCACCGCGAGGCGGAGCGCGCGGGCCCAGTCGCTGCGGTGGAGTGTCCACCGTGCGAAATCCAGCGCGGGGCCGATGGCGAAGAGGCCCGCCTGATCGCGCATATTGGCCATCAGTCCCACGGTGAGCCCGAGCAGCACCACGCCGCGCAGCGACCACGTCTCGCGCACCCGCAGCCACGTCCAGAGCGAAAGCGTCACGGCAAACGTGGCACACGCGTGGGAGAAGGGCGGCGCGATGTACATGTAGAAGAGCAGCGGCGTGCCCACGAGCACGGCCAGGGCCGCGCCGAGGCCGCGTCCAAACCACCGATGCGCGACGGCGGCCGAAAGAAAGATCGCGAGCCAGCCGTACACAGCGGACCCGTAGGCCACGGCCGTGATGTAGGGCTGGCTGTAGCCATCCCGCGGCGCACCCGTCGCGATGGCTGCCAGATGGCCAATGCCGTAGAACGGGGCCCAGAGCAACGCCGGACCGATCGTGGCGAAGTTGAGGCGGCGGCCCGCTCGGGTGTAGCGATCACCCAGGAACGTCTCATGGAAGCCTGGGCCACCCGCGCCGGCGTCATGGAAATACTGATATTCGTTCTGGAAGCTGAGGTCGTGATCGAACGCCAGTGAACGCAGGAAGGCGAAGTACTCCACTTCGTCCGATGCGTAGATGCGCGTGGTGACGGCGGGCAGCGTGAGCAGGGCCAGCAGCGCCAGTGCGAACAGGCGTTTGGTCAGCACCGCCGGCACGGCTCGCACACGATCACTTGCCCAGGCCCAGAGAAGCGGCGAGCACCTGTTGCAGCACCTGCACGGCGTTGAACCCGGCGTGGTTCGCGATAGACATGACAATGGACCGGCGCCTGATATAGAACGCACCCCAGGCGAGACCGAGCAGGCCGATGACGAGTGCGATGTCCCAGCCCTGGTCGAAGTGCAGCAGCCCGAAGGCGACGCCGAACACCAGATTACCCACCCACATGCCGCCCAGCCGTTGACCGAAGCGATGCAGGATGAACCCGCGCTGCAACTCTTCGCGCACCCCGCCGGCCAGGATCACGACGACCGCGAAAATCGCCGCGTCGAGCGGATTGCCCATGAACGCTTCGAGCGGACTCACTTTGACGTTGTGCAGCCACGGGGCCATCGCGCGCAGCGCTGAGACCAGACCAACGACCACCAGGAACGCCACCGGCACCAGCGCGAGTCCGCGCCAGATCTCGCCTGAAGGCCGCCGGTGTCCGAGGTACACATCCCGCGAGTTTTCACCGCTGGCCATCAGGAAGATGCGGATGAGAATGGCCACGAGCGCGGTATCGATGAAGCTGACGGTCGCCACGAACTCAAGCGACAGACCATCCGGCGTCAGAGGCGCCATGCCGGTGCCGAGGATGAGCACCGTCGCGACGACGACCTGCGTGGGAATGCCGCAGACCGCGATGGCCTGCAGCGCCGCAAACACCGTGGCCGGTGGACGATCCAGCGTGGCGACGGGGGCTGCGTCAAAGCCCGGCGACGCAGGGGCCGCGCTCAAGGATTCGTCCATCCGGCTCACTGTATCAGGTCGATCTGGTGGCTTTCGCCGGCTCGACTTTCGTGCTATCTTCGCTTTTTGGGGTCGCGAGCGTGGTTGGTCGCCCGTGACCGGCTCGAGGCGAAAAATAGGGCAGGTGAAAAAACGCCCGTACTTGTGCGGGTATCTCAAGATGTGGCGTCGTTGAACCGATAGATCCACCATATGTCGTGGGTTTCTGTCTTGACTTCGTTACGTGTGGGGCGCATATTCGTGACCCGGCATTGCAACGGCCGAATCGGGGCTTCCCAGCGTCTCGATCGTGACTTCTGCCTCCTCGCTTCACCAGGAGGAGGGCTCCTGTTGCTGACGCCGGCTGAAGAGGGTTCGTTTGGTGGGAAAAACAAGAACCGTGTCCGTGGCGGATGCGGGGCCATGTACGAAAGATAAAGGTCACATCGATGCAAACAGCGCAGAACACAACAGCCACGACGGGGGAAGCGACGCGGACATTCGAACGGGGCGCGTCAATAGAGGGGCTTGAGTTTGAGCGCTATTTCAGTACCGACGGCGTCGATCCGTTCGACGAAATCGAGTGGGAGCTGCGCGCGGCCCTGATCGCCAACGAACGCGGCGAGCTGGTGTTCGAGCAGCGTGACGTCGAGTTTCCGAAAGGCTGGTCACAGCAGGCCACGAACATCGTGGTGTCGAAATATTTCCGCGGCCAGCTCGGTGCCGCCGATCGTGAACGCTCGGTCAAACAGCTGATCGGTCGCGTGGTTGACACGATCACGCGATGGGCGCGCGAGCAGGGCTACTTCGCGTCGGAAGACGATCTCCAGGCGTTCAGCGACGACCTCAAGCACCTCCTGGTGTATCAGAAGGGCTCGTTCAACAGCCCTGTCTGGTTCAACTGCGGTTTCGAGAAGGCCCCGCAGTGCTCGGCGTGTTTCATCAACGCCGTGCAGGACACGATGGAGTCCATCCTTGGGTTGGCCAAGACCGAAGGCATGCTCTTCAAGTTCGGGTCGGGCACCGGGTCCAACCTCTCGGCGATCCGTTCATCGAAGGAAGTGCTCGCCGGTGGCGGCACGGCCTCGGGTCCGGTGTCGTTCATGAAGGGCTTCGACGCCTTTGCCGGCGTCATCAAGTCGGGCGGCAAGACGCGCCGCGCGGCCAAGATGGTGATCCTCAACGCCGAACACCCCGACATCGTCGAATTCATCAACTGCAAGGTTGAGGAAGAGAAGAAGGCGTGGGCGCTGATCGATGCCGGCTACGACGGCTCGTTCACGGGCGTGGCCTACGGGTCGGTGTTTTTCCAGAACTCGAACAATTCCGTGCGCGTCACCGACGAATTCATGCGCGCCGTGCTCGACGATGGTGAATGGCAGACGCGGAGTGTGACGACCGGCGACGTGGTGGACACGTACAAGGCGCGCGAACTCATGCGGCAGATTGCCGAAGGCACCTGGGTGTGCGGCGACCCCGGCATGCAGTTCGACACCACGGTCAACGACTGGCACACGTGCCCGAACACGTCGCGCATCAACGCGAGCAACCCGTGCTCCGAGTACATGTTCCTGGACGACTCGGCGTGTAATCTCGCGTCGATCAACCTGATGAAGTTCATTGATGCCGACGGTGAATTTGATTTCACCGCGTTCGAAGCGGCGTGCCGCACGTTCATCACGGCGCAGGAAATCCTGGTGGATAACTCGAGTTATCCGACGCCGGCGATTGCGCGCAACAGCCACGCGTATCGCCCGCTGGGTCTGGGGTACGCGAACCTGGGTGCGTTGCTCATGTCTCGCGGTCTGCCGTACGACAGCGACGCCGGTCGCGATTATTCCGCGGCGATTACCGCCATCATGC from Acidobacteriota bacterium includes:
- a CDS encoding glycosyltransferase family 4 protein; protein product: MHVAIDLTSLLPNPTGVDNYLIHLVTHLGKVDQVRRYTIFVNYEDRQLFDGRLPANFSVRPACFRSRPARLLFQQVALPAAATLRGVDVVHSPAFLMPLYRGRQRHVLTVYDLSFFTHPQCHIPLRRSTPYKRALLASIRRADLITVPSLFTRQQILDLVPGTSADRLRVVSPGIGDEFQPPSRNGARQRIPDFPLPSSYILFVGTIEPRKNLVRLVESYRRLLKTGAIAEHLVLAGRLGWDYEELVRLVAAPDLAERVHLTGYVTQSDLPSLIAGARLFVYPSLEEGFGFPPLEAMACGIPTISSRSSSLGENLEGAADLVDPTDVEALAAALHRSLHDENHRAMRIAQGLACAARFRWNETARQTISCYDALG
- a CDS encoding vitamin B12-dependent ribonucleotide reductase, which encodes MQTAQNTTATTGEATRTFERGASIEGLEFERYFSTDGVDPFDEIEWELRAALIANERGELVFEQRDVEFPKGWSQQATNIVVSKYFRGQLGAADRERSVKQLIGRVVDTITRWAREQGYFASEDDLQAFSDDLKHLLVYQKGSFNSPVWFNCGFEKAPQCSACFINAVQDTMESILGLAKTEGMLFKFGSGTGSNLSAIRSSKEVLAGGGTASGPVSFMKGFDAFAGVIKSGGKTRRAAKMVILNAEHPDIVEFINCKVEEEKKAWALIDAGYDGSFTGVAYGSVFFQNSNNSVRVTDEFMRAVLDDGEWQTRSVTTGDVVDTYKARELMRQIAEGTWVCGDPGMQFDTTVNDWHTCPNTSRINASNPCSEYMFLDDSACNLASINLMKFIDADGEFDFTAFEAACRTFITAQEILVDNSSYPTPAIARNSHAYRPLGLGYANLGALLMSRGLPYDSDAGRDYSAAITAIMHGAAFAQSARVARDHGGAFPGYEKNREPMLRVMRKHRSAIKDIDKTHVPKPLMNRAKEIWEECVELGEAHGYRNAQATVLAPTGTIGFMMDCDTTGVEPDIALVKYKKLVGGGMMKIVNGTVPMALKKLGYSQPQVADILAYIDEQETIEGAPHLKDKDVAVFDCAFKAMKGTRSIHYMGHIKMMGAVQPFISGAISKTVNVPKAATVEDIEQAYIDSWRIGAKAVSIYRDGSKRTQPLNTSKAAVMRAGVLEQATEAAPMPARHKLPDERNSITHKFDIAGHEGYITVGLYEDGMPGELFLTMAKEGSTISGFADAFAQAISYALQYGVPLQDLVDKFSHVRFEPAGMTKNPDVRFAKSIVDYIFRWMAAKFLSPEAQYRAGVNVAEVVTTPEQLTLDVAALAAAPAVAKSASLASKFSSMQNQEDAPPCTTCGSIMVRSGACYKCANCGTTSGCA
- a CDS encoding glycosyltransferase family 4 protein; this encodes MTPRRVLLVTDSFPPGAGGSGWSTFELARQLRNRGHAVQVVHAKPGTVNGLHRTEYEGVPVTEFRVHVPNVPVLRNVLKNERLWAALGRYLVTRLAAEPADIIHAQHVMTTVPAVRAGRRTGVPVVATVRDYWPVCYWSDLIVSPSAAALCPACTVGGMRACIPPRAGALGKGAWSLIPYMRRNLATKRRELARADAVVAVSTAIARDLHERAPELAGTRLEIIHNPVDMSELAPVAPPVADPHVLYAGKLAVNKGVQFLLPALDAARIDWPLVVIGDGPMRTELEAQARRSGRQVRWLGWRDRHEVLAAMRAATMLAFPSYGPESLSRVLIEASALGLPIAAMDTGGTSDIVRHEETGLLAATAEGFARDLARLAGDPVLRARLSAGAAAHARAHFEASRVGERVEALYASVIEARPQGPGARH
- a CDS encoding CPBP family intramembrane metalloprotease, which codes for MDESLSAAPASPGFDAAPVATLDRPPATVFAALQAIAVCGIPTQVVVATVLILGTGMAPLTPDGLSLEFVATVSFIDTALVAILIRIFLMASGENSRDVYLGHRRPSGEIWRGLALVPVAFLVVVGLVSALRAMAPWLHNVKVSPLEAFMGNPLDAAIFAVVVILAGGVREELQRGFILHRFGQRLGGMWVGNLVFGVAFGLLHFDQGWDIALVIGLLGLAWGAFYIRRRSIVMSIANHAGFNAVQVLQQVLAASLGLGK
- a CDS encoding glycosyltransferase family 4 protein yields the protein MRVVVIARAVRPLHGEGGLERSVHDLVRHLAARQVQVTLITPPPTSVRRSGTGDPFASPHITLRHVPYSTFPLANRRGTTILDRSTAYPLFGWRAGRVALELARTEGADIVHAFGASGLGYALCRRQTDPPLVVNPQGMEEFGASSAAPPGLKRWGYAPLRAAVRATTRRAAAIIATDRSIVPFAERHLRPKTGQLITIPNGIDLVDMGALAGPAEGQLLRQRHGIAADDTVLLSVGRLEHNKGFDLLAQALGRAARPGGPLAGLGWRWVLAGAGPYRAAIQAVVEAEGLGPHVLFAGRVSDADLHAWYEAATVFVHPSRYEGSSLVTLEAMAHRRAIIATRAGGLPDKVRPGVNGWLVDVDSVDGLTRAIEEAAAARGSLQAMGAASRRIVEEEFSWTVLVESYLTAYAALSARSALQPDGR
- a CDS encoding glycosyltransferase family 4 protein gives rise to the protein MRILYAALDQQVPGTLGGSVHVRAVAEGLAALGHEVHVAVAQGGPWPAGSVHWHAMRPPLGRPELRWMRAGAVADLARQVGADVVMERYYNFGGEGVAAARQLGVPSVLEVNAPVIDYPGSTKSRLDRALLVEPMRRWRDALCRQAALLVTPNAQILPSWLDRAKVLEAEWGADVDSFRPDVTGPLPFTRDPARVLCVFAGAFRSWHGVAQMAASLARLHRQGEDRLGAVFIGDGPERAAAEQLTRDVPGVTFTGAVPHDQLPQCLAAADIGVAPFDPGKHKPLALGFYWSPLKIFEYMSAGLPVVAPRLSRIAALVSDGDEGLLYDPADPRTLDDALVRLTDTELRERLGGAARVRAVAQYSWRAHCALLDTRLRALVAARSGTRT
- a CDS encoding glycosyltransferase family 4 protein produces the protein MNILSFADTRFPIERANGVQTMATCRAMASRGHHVTLLVRPDTAVPPRDPFEFYGVAPISSLVIEAVSAPGGATGRRVRLLWTGLRRALSGGVDLVFTRDLGLAALLARIPASRRPKLVYESHGIAPVVSASMPALLGRPDLAPSPRKIARLDRREALVWKRADAYVTITQTLADDLAERYGPRERVFVVPDGASPVPPAAAGSQHHTGAHTRVRAAYAGHLYPWKGVDVFVRALAAVPDVDGLIVGGHPGEPDLARVTALAQSLNLGARLTITGLLAPYEVAAALATADIFMLPNTSTAISERYTSPLKLFEYLARGGAIIASDLPALGEVLTHNETALLVPSGDAAALAATLSALAADPARRRRLGEAARALSHDYTWDRRAERLDQAFAAAVCA
- a CDS encoding class I SAM-dependent methyltransferase — its product is MISPALFTVARCPECRIALTPQPPGAVCPTCQRVFDGSHGYLDLRPIEAFAEQTKYLDEALHVDARHETVAPPLLGSKIRNDQLRAFLELAPGDRVVDLGCGSGRAMIWNRDTGASFTGIDISAFFASESLDQCDLLLGDLRRLPLADASFNKAWSLDVLEHLSPQALHDMLAEANRVLTDGGAMFVYTHVRKNGPLALGVRLVNRLGGLLHRLGLLDLGTERLRKSDHLNPIADHDDLRRVAAAAGFEVERITYYTPIIGAFVENILTRMAEQFMARRSRSAGAGGADAGAAVRAARKDAKTRLRKRGPVYWATRGATGLMYLDVWLWGRFSSGPFFARLRKLPRAPH